In Deltaproteobacteria bacterium, the genomic window AACGATGTTCGCTGGACGGGCAACATCGTCTTGCAGAATGATACCCGTGACCCATACGAGCGCAAAGCGCGGATCGTGGTTGCTAGTTGTCAGGTCTCATAACATCGCGCACTAAGAATTCGTCGAATTTCTTGGATTTTTGCACAAAAATGAGTACGCGATGTCATGAGACTCGACAGCTAGTGGTAAGAGCGTGTACCTGGATCGCGGTTTGTCACCAACCCAGGATATTGCGAATGCAACCGCTGAGACTATTCTCTTCCCTGCCACCGGCACGTCTCTATATCCCCCAAATCTGAGTTCTGAAACCCAGCGGCTGTTTACCGTACCGACGCGGTTGACGATAAAGGCAGGCACCAAGTTGCACCTCGAACGCAACGCCACGTTGTGGTTACTGAACAACTCCACGTTAGAGGTCGAGAACGGGGCAGAAGTGCAACTCGAGCCCGGCGCACGGATCGCTATTGGTGTGGGTGCAAGTGCAGCGAACAAAGTGATCGCCGGAGCCGAAAGAACTTTTGGTGATCTGACGACCCCACCCGATGGTTGCGTGGATCGTAGAGATCTCGACATTTTACTGAACGCTATTCGCGTAAAAAACAAGAATGCCTTTTATGATTTGAATGAAGACTTCCAAGTTGATGTCGCCGATGCGCGCAGGCTCGTGTTGTCCTTCACTCATCCACAAGGCGGCGCGTGCCGGTAGCGAATCGCCAATATCCTACCGACGCTCCATTGTACCTTCGAGCGTGAGAAGCTGCTATTTCGTTTGTCGCAAAGAAGCCTGTTGGACAAAGAACATTCCAACGCATTGATCGAGAGGTCCACCCTGCCGTTGTCCCTAGGGATGGAGCGTCCACCCGAGCCGGTGGTTTTCGCAAAGATGAGAAATTGTAGTTCCGGTCGTTGCAGAAATGAGAATCGCGCAAAACATTGCTCTGATTGTACTGGACGTCGCACTAGTTGAGGCTGGCACGCGCATTGCTCTTTCTTAAGCAAAAAACACACAACGACGGAGGTGTATTATGGCATCGTTAACCCCGTGGAGGCCAATGCGAGAGTTGGAATCACTGCAACAGCGAATGGACCACTTGTTCGATCGTTTTTCTGACCGGTGGTTCGGCGGCGACCGTCCTCGTAGCGTGTGGGGAAGTGACGAGTGGGCGCCGGCGATCGAAAGTCATGTCGAGAACGGCAACCTCATCGTCAAGGCCGATCTCCCAGGCGTGGACGCGAAAGACGTGACTGTGTCTGTCGTGGGTAACCAATTGACCATCGAAGGCGAACGCAAGCATGAGGAGAAGCAAGAAGAAAAAGACTACTTCTATCGGGAACTCTCGTATGGAAAGTTTTCTCGTACGATGACTGTGCCTGATGGTGTCGACCCCGACAAGGTGAAAGCCTCGTTTAAGAACGGTGTCCTGGAAGTGACCATGCCAGCACCCAAACAGATGGCAGCAAAGAAGATTCAAATCGAAGCGCAGAAGTAAAAGTACGCCTGCGCATCATGGACGTGAGAGTACCCTACGCTCACGTCCGGCTCCTGCCCTTACGATCCTCGTCTCACTAACAGTTCTTCCATGCGCTCAAACACGGCATTCATATCACTTTCTGTATCTACAACGACATGGCAGCGGTCGGGAAGATCTGAAAAAGGCGGGAACTGCTCTCGTTGTTGTTCAGCAATGGTCCACGTCGCATCTGACACCGAAGTGCCCTGTCGCTGGCGCTCTCGCAAGCGTTCTTGTACGACCGCAGCACTGGCCTGACATTCGACAAATACGATGGGGACCTGACACCGGGCGCTCAGTTCTTGTACGACCCGTCGCTGCTCGGGATTCTTATACGTGGCATCGACGATCACTCCACGCCCACTTTGTAATTCCTCCTCAGCAGCGGCGTGCACGGCATCGTAGGTTTTACGCGTGAATTCCTGGGTATAGAGACCTACTTGATAGTCGGTGGTGGCATGTGTCGTCGGGAGAAGACCGGCCAGGCGTTTGCGCAGCACGTCAGAGTTCAACGTCGCAAAGCCAGTCTGTTCGCTTAAGCGTTGAGCGACCGTTGATTTACCCGTACCGATTTGCCCGCAGACCACGATGAGGGCTGGAGCTGGCGTCCCACGAGCATAACGGTAGGCGAGACGGAACGACCGTCGCGCTTGTTCCCGCGCACGGTCTTGTTCAACCGCGGGAATCTCGGCCTCGCCACTTTTGAGGCTCTCCACTTTGCCACGCACGTATGCGCGATAGCATTGGTAGAATGGCAACAAGCTAAACAACTCGTGATCCTCTGCCAAGGCCGCGTACGTGTGCACCAACTCTCCAGCCCATTCAACCGCGCCACGTAATTCTAAATCCATCGCCAGGAACGCAAGTTCAGACGCAACATCACAGGTGCGCAAGCGCGGACTGAACTCGATGCAATCGATAATGGCGATGCCATCGTCAAGGTAATACACATGGTCGCAACGCAGGTCACCATGCCCATCACGGACACGGTCGTGAAGAACTCGGCGCTTGAATAGCTCTTGCTGCTGCGAGAAGAACTCGCGGCTGAACTCTTGAATAACACGGTACTGCCGCTCACTAATGGTGTTGCCGACAAACGAAGACGTAGCAGCAAAATTATCCGCGATAGCTTGCCATATCACTACGGGTGCACCATACGTGTCTGCTTCGCTGGTCGAAGCGGTATTATGGAAATGCACGAGCCGCTTGGCCAATGCATGCATTCCAGCCTTAGTGACGCGGCCACTGGTAATGAGCGCGTCAAGCGTCCGGTCAGGAGGCAGGCGGCGCATGCGCACGAGATAATCAACTACCGTCGCGTCCTGCATGTCTGCTGCTTCACGCACCCGGTACATACCGTCAGTCCTCAGGACTGGCACGACCCCAAGATACACCGTCGGTGCCAGGCGATGATTAAGTCGTACTTCCTCCTCGCAGTAGTGGTGTCGTAGTTCAGCAGTAGAGTAATCCAGAAATGAGAAGCGTACGGGTTTCTTGAGTTTGTACACTTCATTGTCAGCCAGGAAAACAGCGGAGATATGGGTTTGCAGCACTTCCACATTCGCCGGATGGTGCGGATAGCAGGCAGGATGGGCGAGTGCGGCGAGGAGATCGGTGAATAGCGGATTCGCAGTGACAACCGACGGAGAAGAAGCAGAGGTCATACAGGCTGGTCCTCGTGTCAATGAATTGTAGCTAAACTTCGTAAATAACGAACAATCTCAAAAGCGTCATCAGCCGTGAGTTGACGGGCCAGATGGGGCATGGTTGGTCGAGGCTGGCGGCGCATATGTAAGACCGATGTCCGTATCTGGTCGACCGAGCGTGTGCGGAAGTAGGGCTCGTCAAAATGCGGTGGTGGATTGGAGGCGGCAGGGCTCATCTGAACGCCTTTCGTTGCGACCGGTACGCCGTCCGCGCCGTGGCAATACGCGCAGAAGCGACTGTAGAGTTCATACCCAGGAGAGAGAACACGCAAGAACGCTACGACGGCGCGTATGTCCGGTGCGGTCAGTATATCGCCCGCACCGGACATCTCCCCTGTACCGTTCGTGATGCTGTGGATGAGAGACGCCTCGGGGTGCTGCTGCTGGTACGTTGGATTAGACAAATCGGGAAGCCGCGCAGCAAAGCTCCTGGCTCCCAGCCCATCACCGCGCCCATACAGGCCGTGGCACGCCGCACAGAGCGAGTCGTACACTTCTTTGCCCTGCTGCACGGTTTGCCAACGGATGGTTGGCACCTGCTGCAGGTACGACACGAGTGACGAGAGTTCTTCATCGGTATACGGCGCCGTCCCAAACTGTATCGTTCTGAACGGTACCCCTGCGAGGATACGCTCGACAATCGGCGTATCGCTGTTGTGGGCAAAAATGCCGATCTCTTGACGGAGGATCGGTGGCCGGTTGGCAAGTACTCCCGCGAGGGGCCCATCACCCCGACCCTCCCAACCATGACAGTCAGCGCAGTGCTGCAAGTATAGGACTTGCCCTCGACTGAAGCGCCGCAAAGAGTGCTGCACAGTCTGTGCAGCTTCGGCACTCTTGGGTGTTGCGCTGGTGCCTACGTTGCCTCTGGGAGGTAGTGCGTCGGCCTGTACCCTCCACCAGAGGAGCGCCAATCCCGCCCCTACACCGATGGCGAGTTTCATGATGCCCCTGCGCCGATTCTCACATTTGCGAATTTCTCTTCGCCTTTTTCCCAAGAATGAGAACAGCTTTGCACGATTTTCTGCGGACTTTCTCTTCATGGTCTCTAGGTGTTGCAAAATCAAGACCGCACCCCACGGCGACACTGGCATCGACTTTGCGTGAATAACGGCGAGGGATCAGGCCAGCAAGGAAGGAATTCTATGGTGAAAGCGTCGGCGCAAGTGGTGGGAGCACTAGGCATGATGGTACTACTCGCGGCAGGCGAGATTGGTGCCCAAGAACAGGATGTAATTGACGTGGGGAAAAAGGAATTCATGCGTTCGTGCGCAACCTGTCATGGCGTGGAGGCGACAGGAAACGGACCAGCTGCAGCCGCCCTCAATGTGAAGCCCACCGATTTGACCCAGATGGCGAAGCAACATGGCGGCGTGTTTCTCTTCTGGCGTACGTATGAAAAGATCTCAGGTCGTGACGAGCAGGTTATTCGTGGCCATGGCACACGTGAGATGCCCATCTGGGGAGAGCGTTTTCGCTTCGAGCCCAACGCCAGTGACGAACACAAAGCAAGTGTCCGCGGTCGTATTCTGTCGCTCGTACATTATTTGCAATCAATACAGACCAAGGAATAGTCAACAGACATTACGCGGTTAAATCAAACCACGCGAGATTGGTACACTTTAGGTTATGACCAGAGAGACCGCAGCGTGCGCCATGCGCACGGGAGTCACACCAGGCGAGCGCATCGTGCGCACAGCGCGAGCTACCCTAAATGTACGAATCTTCACAGGTCCGATTTAGCAGCAACAGGAGGCGGTATGCGGTGGGCATTGTTATTCATCGTAGGTTTTATCACGGCGTGTGCAAGAGGAACCGTTGCATCTGAACCCAGTGGACCAACCGGCCACCTGCCGCACGACGTTTCGGTAGTCCAACCTGCCAAGGTCGTCGCGCATAAACTCACGAAGGCGGAACGCGACGTCGCTGGCGTCTTCCAGATGTACTGCGGTGAGAGCAACGAGGAAGCGCACCGCAACGGCGGTTCCTATGTACTGAATTATTACAAATTCTTTGGCGGCCTGGACCAGCGCAGTCCCCATACGTCAAAAGCGTTTCAATCGTACGAAGGTGGGGTTGCCAAAGTCTTTGCTGGTGTAAGCTATGACGCGCTAGATAAGCGTAATCTCATTCTCATTGGCGACCCAGAGAACCTGGTCTCGCGCATCAAGTGGGCACAAGAGTTTTACGGCACCAACTATTTGATCCTTGAAGTCGCCCAAGGGGGCATGCCGCATAAACACGTCATGCCATCGCTGGAACGTTTCGCAAAGTACGTCATGCCTCACTTCCAGTAATCTCAGGCAGAAGCGGGCGTGCTACAGCTGTAGTATGGGCGACGCGTAACGTGCTATGAAGAGGGTAGGGCATTGGCGTGCCAGTTGTAGATTGCACACGCTGACGAACAAACACATCTCACAAGGAGGGTCTGTATGGACATGCAAGCGTTTTGGCAAGCCGTTGAGCAGGTCGCAAGCGAATACAATATCGGCAAACATCCACTGGCTCAGCTCGTGCTGGATGGCAAGGCCAGCAAAGAACAGCTCAAACAGTTTGCTATTGAGCATTATGAAATGACGGTGCGCGATTCCGGTCCGTACATCGCCAATGGCTATGTCAACATGACCAAACTCAGCGCTGAGGGAGCGGAACTGATGGCAGACAATTTCGCGGAAGAAGCGATGGGGCTCCACACCCACACCGGCGGTCATGCTGCCTTACTGTTTGAATTCTGGGAAAAGGGCCTAGGATTGCCGCGCAAGGAACTGGTGGAAGCAAGCGCCTCGTCAGCCTCGCGCGCGATGAACGCCTATTTCTGGTTGCTGGTGACCAACAAGATCAAATACTCGGGCGCGCTGGGAGTACTCGAAGGTGGTTTCTCGCTCGCATGCGAGAAAATGCTCGCTGGTCTGCAGAAGCATTATGGCATGAAGGCGGAGGCGCTGCGCTTCTTCTCCGGTCACATCGAAGCGGATCGTGAACATGCGCAGACCGGTCGCAAACTGGTCGAACAACTACTGACGACCGATCGTGACCGGCAAGAATTTCTCAAGGAAGCCCGGTGCGCGGGTCAATTGTACTGGAACGGGTGGGATGCCATGCTGTGAGGACCAGAGGCAACCAGTCGAAGAGTTCGGCATGGCAGCTTCACGAAGGTCGGCAGCGGTTTGCGTTGGTTAGAAGAGAGGAAAAAAGTAGGCCGGTATAAGCGCAGCGTTTCCGGCAGACCATGCCGGGGCCGGCCTATGGGCTTATCCCGGCCCACACCGCTGGAATGACAGAACAGCGAGATTACTGCGCTCCACACTAAACCGGATCACAGAACATTCGTACAGTTGGGGTAGCGTGCGCGGTGCGCACACTGCGCGTGCCAGCGTTGATTCCCGTGCGCCTGGTCCACGCTACGGTCCCTCAGGCAACCACCCAAAGGGTACCACTCTCGGGTGGTTTGATTTAGGATGCGATGCACCATCGTGCACATGTCAGGTTGGTGGCGCAAGGCATTGATCACCAGTCACAACTTAAGGAAAAATCGCTGTGTTTTTAGGTGCTCCGTTGCGAGTATGGGTTCCTTCTCCCTCAGGGAGAAGGCCAGTATGAGGGGGTCGAGAAGCCAAAAGCCCTGAGGTTTCATCCCCTCACCCTAGCCCTCTCCCTGAGGGAGAGGGAATTACTGCACTGCCAACAGCTTAAGTTGTGACTGGTGGGCACTGATGCAATACAACCAGTCCGAGGCATGGTGATCACACATGGGCTTGTGAGTGGGAGAAACAGGACGTGATGTCTGATCATGAGTGGAGCATGTCCCAAAGCGCCCTCTACGGGATAGTCCTGCTCTCCGCAGTCGCCCACGCATCGTGGAACGCAATGGTCAAGAGCAGTGGCGATCGTCTGCTGATGCTGGCCGCGATCCGCTTCGTCGGACTCATCATGGGTATTATTGTCGCAGCCGCAGTCCCCCTCCCCTCCCTTCACTGTCTGCCATTCCTTCTTGGTGCCGCTGCTATTCACTACCTCTATTACATGTTGATGTTGCAGTCGTACCGCATTGGTGACATGAGCCAGGTCTACCCGATAGCCCGCGGGATCGCACCATTGCTTGTGTTCTGTCTTGGCGCACTACTGGCAGACGAGGTCCTCAGCTACCGCGCGTCGTTCGCGGTGGGCTTGTTGTCAGCGGGCATTGTTGCCTTAGCGCTCTCCGGACAACACCTCAACTACAAAGCCGTGGGATTTGCGCTTGGCACCGGTATCGCCATTTCTGGCTATAGTTTTTTGAGTGGCCTGGGTATTCGCAGATCCGGTTCGCCGTTTGGCTATATCGCATGGCTGGAAAT contains:
- a CDS encoding EamA family transporter, with translation MMSDHEWSMSQSALYGIVLLSAVAHASWNAMVKSSGDRLLMLAAIRFVGLIMGIIVAAAVPLPSLHCLPFLLGAAAIHYLYYMLMLQSYRIGDMSQVYPIARGIAPLLVFCLGALLADEVLSYRASFAVGLLSAGIVALALSGQHLNYKAVGFALGTGIAISGYSFLSGLGIRRSGSPFGYIAWLEIMTGLGMASIASVRRGSRVVEFVRTQWRPGLIAGLLSVVGYSIVLWAMSQAAMAPVIALRETSVVFAALIGSVFLGEGFAGRRVAAAVAVVIGIVLLGTTAK
- a CDS encoding cytochrome c; the encoded protein is MMVLLAAGEIGAQEQDVIDVGKKEFMRSCATCHGVEATGNGPAAAALNVKPTDLTQMAKQHGGVFLFWRTYEKISGRDEQVIRGHGTREMPIWGERFRFEPNASDEHKASVRGRILSLVHYLQSIQTKE
- a CDS encoding c-type cytochrome; its protein translation is MPVSPWGAVLILQHLETMKRKSAENRAKLFSFLGKRRREIRKCENRRRGIMKLAIGVGAGLALLWWRVQADALPPRGNVGTSATPKSAEAAQTVQHSLRRFSRGQVLYLQHCADCHGWEGRGDGPLAGVLANRPPILRQEIGIFAHNSDTPIVERILAGVPFRTIQFGTAPYTDEELSSLVSYLQQVPTIRWQTVQQGKEVYDSLCAACHGLYGRGDGLGARSFAARLPDLSNPTYQQQHPEASLIHSITNGTGEMSGAGDILTAPDIRAVVAFLRVLSPGYELYSRFCAYCHGADGVPVATKGVQMSPAASNPPPHFDEPYFRTRSVDQIRTSVLHMRRQPRPTMPHLARQLTADDAFEIVRYLRSLATIH
- a CDS encoding Hsp20/alpha crystallin family protein encodes the protein MASLTPWRPMRELESLQQRMDHLFDRFSDRWFGGDRPRSVWGSDEWAPAIESHVENGNLIVKADLPGVDAKDVTVSVVGNQLTIEGERKHEEKQEEKDYFYRELSYGKFSRTMTVPDGVDPDKVKASFKNGVLEVTMPAPKQMAAKKIQIEAQK